One window of the Rhizobiaceae bacterium genome contains the following:
- the ctrA gene encoding cell cycle two-component system response regulator CtrA, with amino-acid sequence MRVLLIEDDSATAQSIELMLKSESFNVYTTDLGEEGVDLGKLYDYDIILLDLNLPDMSGYEVLRTLRLSKVKTPILILSGMAGIEDKVRGLGFGADDYMTKPFHKDELVARIHAIVRRSKGHAQSVITTGDLVVNLDAKTVEVGGQRVHLTGKEYQMLELLSLRKGTTLTKEMFLNHLYGGMDEPELKIIDVFICKLRKKLDAASGNQNYIETVWGRGYVLREPEDIRESA; translated from the coding sequence ATGCGTGTTCTGCTGATCGAAGACGACAGTGCGACTGCCCAGAGCATCGAGTTGATGTTGAAGTCCGAAAGCTTCAACGTCTACACCACGGACCTCGGCGAAGAAGGCGTGGACCTCGGCAAGCTCTACGATTACGACATCATTCTCCTCGACCTCAATCTGCCGGACATGTCGGGATATGAAGTCCTGCGCACCCTCCGGCTCTCGAAGGTCAAGACGCCGATCCTGATCCTTTCCGGCATGGCCGGCATCGAGGACAAGGTCCGCGGCCTCGGCTTCGGCGCCGACGACTATATGACGAAGCCGTTCCACAAGGACGAGCTGGTCGCCCGCATCCATGCCATCGTCCGCCGCTCGAAGGGCCATGCCCAATCGGTCATCACCACCGGCGATCTGGTCGTCAATCTCGACGCCAAGACGGTCGAGGTCGGCGGGCAGCGCGTGCATCTGACCGGCAAGGAATACCAGATGCTGGAACTGCTCTCGCTGCGCAAGGGAACGACGCTCACCAAGGAGATGTTCCTGAACCACCTCTATGGCGGCATGGACGAGCCGGAACTGAAGATCATCGACGTCTTCATCTGCAAGCTGCGCAAGAAGCTCGACGCCGCTTCCGGCAACCAGAACTATATCGAGACGGTCTGGGGTCGCGGCTATGTGCTGCGCGAACCCGAGGATATCCGCGAAAGCGCCTGA
- a CDS encoding response regulator, whose amino-acid sequence MKRCLFVDDSSVIRKVAKRILSGSDLLVVEASSGAHALDICSMDMPDYILVDVGLPDMSVEEFIRSVRSMPALVAPRIAVCLTEMDVPAIMRSKRAGAHGYLLKPFNRSQLMDNFRVLQAVA is encoded by the coding sequence ATGAAGCGCTGCCTGTTTGTCGATGACTCGAGCGTCATCCGAAAGGTCGCGAAACGGATTCTCTCGGGGTCCGACCTGCTCGTCGTGGAAGCGTCGAGCGGCGCGCATGCCCTGGACATCTGTTCCATGGACATGCCGGACTACATCCTCGTCGATGTCGGCCTTCCGGACATGTCGGTGGAGGAATTCATCCGCAGCGTCCGCTCCATGCCGGCGCTGGTCGCGCCGCGCATTGCCGTCTGCCTGACCGAGATGGACGTGCCGGCGATCATGCGCTCGAAGCGCGCCGGCGCGCACGGCTATCTTCTGAAGCCTTTCAACCGCTCGCAGCTGATGGATAATTTCCGGGTGCTTCAGGCCGTCGCCTGA
- a CDS encoding histidine phosphotransferase family protein encodes MAEIFNLSAADLAALLCSRVCHDIISPVGAINNGLELLDEGDASEEAMALIRTSARKASARLQFARIAFGAAGSAGMLIDTGDAEAVASAYLRDEKPELVWQGRRALLPKNKVKLLLNLILIAHSAIPKGGRITVTLDDVETEPKFTLSAAGPAARVPPKFLELHSGRPLDEPIDAHSIQPYYTLLLAKDAEMEIKIHVNPEEILLRAGWTSVPA; translated from the coding sequence ATGGCCGAAATTTTCAACCTGTCCGCCGCCGATCTGGCAGCGCTGCTTTGCAGCCGCGTCTGCCATGACATCATTTCCCCCGTCGGTGCGATCAATAACGGGTTGGAGCTGCTCGACGAAGGCGATGCGAGCGAGGAAGCGATGGCGCTGATCCGTACCAGCGCGCGCAAGGCCTCGGCGCGGCTCCAATTCGCCCGCATCGCATTCGGGGCGGCGGGTTCGGCGGGCATGCTGATCGATACGGGCGACGCCGAGGCCGTGGCCAGCGCCTATCTGCGCGACGAGAAGCCGGAACTGGTCTGGCAGGGGCGGCGTGCGCTGCTGCCGAAAAACAAGGTGAAACTCCTGCTCAACCTCATCCTGATCGCCCATTCGGCCATTCCGAAAGGCGGGCGCATAACCGTCACGCTGGATGATGTCGAGACGGAGCCGAAGTTCACGCTCTCCGCCGCCGGGCCTGCGGCGCGGGTGCCGCCCAAATTCCTGGAACTGCATTCGGGACGGCCGCTGGACGAGCCGATCGATGCGCACAGCATCCAGCCTTATTACACGCTGCTGCTGGCAAAGGACGCCGAGATGGAGATCAAGATCCACGTCAATCCGGAAGAGATCCTGCTCAGGGCCGGATGGACGTCCGTTCCGGCCTGA
- a CDS encoding EipA family protein: MFNRYLFRSAFRGIAAAFALFAVWMGSAPAMANEYTAQEIIDSGHRFFGATSGGLATAVEQVFSNYGLPNGYVLGEEGSGAFVGGLTYGEGTLYTKNAGDHKLFWQGPSLGWDFGGQGSRTMMLVYNLDSVGALYHRFIGVSGSAYVVAGVGVNVLKYDNVLLVPVRTGVGARLGVNVGYLKVTESPTWNPF; the protein is encoded by the coding sequence ATGTTCAACCGATATCTGTTCCGATCCGCGTTTCGTGGCATCGCCGCCGCATTCGCCCTTTTCGCCGTCTGGATGGGCAGCGCTCCGGCGATGGCGAACGAATATACGGCGCAGGAGATCATCGATTCCGGCCACCGGTTCTTCGGCGCGACCTCGGGCGGGCTCGCGACAGCGGTCGAGCAGGTGTTCTCGAACTATGGCCTGCCCAATGGCTACGTCCTTGGCGAAGAAGGCTCGGGCGCCTTCGTCGGCGGCCTCACCTATGGCGAGGGCACGCTCTATACCAAGAATGCCGGCGACCATAAGCTGTTCTGGCAGGGGCCTTCGCTGGGCTGGGATTTCGGCGGCCAGGGCTCGCGTACCATGATGCTGGTCTACAATCTGGATTCCGTCGGCGCGCTGTATCACCGCTTCATCGGCGTTTCGGGGTCGGCTTACGTGGTCGCGGGCGTGGGCGTGAACGTGCTGAAATACGATAACGTTCTCCTCGTGCCCGTGCGGACGGGCGTCGGCGCGCGGCTCGGCGTCAATGTCGGTTATCTGAAGGTCACCGAAAGCCCGACCTGGAACCCCTTCTGA
- a CDS encoding insulinase family protein: protein MKRFLVAFIAIMLMPAIGWTANDKPLETVRYTLGNGLQVVLAPDRRVPKVVMNLRYRVGSMNEPAGRSGFAHLFEHLMFSGTKAWPGVFDAHSAMGNTINAWTQEDATVYYVEGLSSGLPTILAIEADRMANLGDNVDQRKLDLQRSVVKNEMRQNILDAAGAAGWTAFWSALFPKSHPYSRAVIGSIADLDAASLDDVRGFFHTYYVPNNAILALVGDFDVEDAKALVADTFGRVPRAADVPRPHVDAVVPTGVRLDVTDRVAAPSVAIGFDGPPASSPENGALSLASDLLGNGAFGLLRNRLVSEKALASSVSASWTPGLLGGRFEIDATANDGVSIDVLEKELRAAFDEFLAAPIDPEDVARAKTASLLSGKLAVEPLSDRTAAVAYATDILNDPELALKDDRQIVEATAESIAATVKKVLDPKNASTLIVRPGPRGNYPAILLESSGTPAPFAVAARPQVEIPRLGQREPGKTALPEKQTATLANGSRLVHYRFPESPMEYVAVIAEGGWPNGPEGKEGLIDVASNMAMRGAGDRGYAAFAKAATDIGAGLGTSTGSVGTAINLAVPLGEYRGGLALLSDVLLRPRFDAREWQIMVADYAQWLVNRESDLSGVAARAANRTLFPKRAGEPDQDWSLPALKAMTLDDARSIYHELFQPSKITFYSIGSQPIEDVKAALDQTFGDWKDSGEGFDAREFRSPAFAQGRKVILVPEPGASQSALYIARPAPGRNDPQRAEATAVMRLLGDDFNGRLNSVIREEKGYTYGTSARLMSGMKTNGGMVVEMTVERDNTGAALQEVFKGFDSLNTLPVSQQELTRTITAYRTAIAATAETGRGFAGYVVDSATLGVALEDDHARRERIAALTLDPVRAEAPALASLDTSLIVVAGDADVILPQLAAIGIKDVEIFKRDKIEEVPTRDATLSEETAGPALPSASDGPVGAGSTRSLGGCDRTTGRNCAPDTGAAE, encoded by the coding sequence TATCATGCTGATGCCCGCCATCGGCTGGACGGCCAACGACAAGCCGCTCGAGACGGTGCGCTACACGCTCGGCAACGGCTTGCAGGTGGTGCTCGCTCCTGACCGGCGCGTTCCCAAAGTTGTGATGAATCTGCGCTATCGTGTCGGCTCCATGAACGAGCCGGCCGGGCGATCCGGCTTCGCGCATCTCTTCGAGCATCTGATGTTCTCCGGCACGAAAGCCTGGCCGGGCGTGTTCGACGCGCATTCGGCCATGGGCAACACCATCAACGCCTGGACGCAGGAAGACGCCACCGTCTATTATGTCGAGGGCCTGTCTTCCGGCCTCCCGACCATCCTCGCCATTGAGGCCGACCGGATGGCCAATCTCGGCGACAATGTCGACCAGCGGAAGCTCGACCTGCAGCGCAGCGTCGTCAAGAACGAGATGCGCCAGAACATACTGGATGCCGCCGGCGCTGCGGGCTGGACCGCCTTCTGGTCGGCGCTGTTCCCGAAATCCCATCCCTACAGCCGCGCGGTGATCGGCTCGATCGCCGATCTCGACGCGGCTTCGCTGGATGACGTGCGAGGCTTCTTCCACACGTACTATGTGCCCAACAATGCCATTCTGGCGCTCGTGGGCGACTTCGATGTCGAGGACGCAAAGGCGCTGGTCGCGGACACGTTCGGCCGCGTGCCCCGCGCCGCCGACGTGCCGCGTCCGCATGTGGATGCGGTGGTGCCTACCGGGGTCCGCCTCGACGTGACCGATCGCGTGGCCGCGCCAAGCGTCGCCATCGGCTTCGATGGCCCTCCGGCTTCCTCGCCCGAGAACGGCGCGTTGTCGCTGGCGTCCGATCTGCTCGGCAACGGTGCTTTCGGCCTGCTGCGAAACCGCCTCGTCTCGGAAAAAGCGCTGGCGAGTTCGGTAAGCGCGTCCTGGACTCCGGGGCTGCTCGGCGGCCGTTTCGAGATCGACGCGACCGCCAATGACGGCGTGTCCATCGACGTGCTGGAGAAGGAACTGCGCGCCGCCTTTGACGAGTTCCTGGCAGCGCCCATCGATCCCGAAGACGTGGCGCGGGCCAAGACGGCTTCGCTGCTCAGCGGCAAGCTGGCGGTCGAGCCGCTTTCCGACCGGACCGCCGCGGTTGCCTATGCCACCGACATCCTCAACGATCCGGAACTGGCATTGAAGGACGACCGGCAGATCGTGGAGGCAACGGCCGAGAGCATAGCCGCCACGGTGAAAAAGGTGCTCGATCCGAAGAATGCCAGCACGCTGATCGTCCGCCCCGGTCCGCGCGGCAACTATCCTGCGATTCTGCTGGAGTCCTCCGGCACGCCGGCGCCATTTGCGGTGGCGGCGCGCCCGCAGGTGGAAATCCCCAGGCTTGGCCAGCGTGAGCCCGGCAAGACGGCGTTGCCGGAAAAGCAGACCGCCACATTGGCGAACGGTTCGCGCCTCGTCCACTACCGCTTCCCGGAATCGCCGATGGAATATGTCGCCGTGATCGCCGAGGGCGGCTGGCCGAATGGACCCGAAGGCAAGGAGGGTCTGATCGACGTCGCGTCGAACATGGCGATGCGCGGCGCCGGCGACAGGGGTTATGCGGCATTCGCCAAGGCGGCGACGGACATCGGCGCCGGGCTCGGCACCTCGACGGGCAGTGTCGGAACGGCGATCAATCTGGCGGTTCCGCTGGGCGAATATCGCGGCGGCCTCGCGCTGCTTTCCGACGTGCTCTTGCGGCCGCGCTTCGACGCGCGCGAGTGGCAGATCATGGTGGCCGACTATGCGCAGTGGCTTGTCAACCGCGAATCCGACCTGTCCGGCGTTGCAGCGCGGGCCGCCAACAGGACGCTTTTCCCGAAGCGTGCCGGCGAACCCGATCAGGACTGGTCGCTGCCGGCGTTGAAGGCGATGACGCTCGACGATGCGCGCTCCATCTATCACGAACTGTTCCAGCCGTCGAAAATCACCTTCTACAGCATCGGCTCCCAGCCGATCGAGGATGTGAAGGCCGCGCTCGACCAGACGTTCGGCGACTGGAAGGATAGCGGCGAAGGCTTCGACGCCAGGGAGTTCCGTTCCCCGGCCTTCGCGCAAGGGCGCAAGGTGATCCTCGTCCCGGAACCCGGCGCGAGCCAGTCCGCGCTCTATATCGCCCGGCCCGCGCCCGGCCGCAACGATCCGCAGCGGGCGGAGGCGACGGCGGTGATGCGCCTGCTCGGCGACGACTTCAATGGCCGCCTCAATTCGGTGATCCGCGAGGAGAAAGGTTATACATACGGCACCTCCGCGCGGCTGATGTCCGGCATGAAGACCAATGGCGGCATGGTTGTCGAGATGACCGTCGAACGCGACAATACGGGCGCGGCGCTGCAGGAAGTGTTCAAGGGCTTCGACAGCCTGAATACGCTGCCGGTCTCGCAGCAGGAACTGACCCGCACGATCACGGCCTACCGCACGGCGATCGCGGCGACGGCCGAAACGGGCAGGGGCTTCGCAGGCTATGTGGTCGACAGCGCCACGCTCGGCGTCGCGCTGGAGGATGACCATGCCCGGCGCGAGCGCATCGCCGCGCTGACGCTCGATCCCGTCCGCGCCGAGGCCCCGGCCCTCGCGTCGCTGGATACGTCGCTCATCGTCGTGGCCGGGGACGCGGACGTCATCCTGCCGCAACTGGCGGCCATCGGCATCAAGGATGTCGAGATCTTCAAGCGCGACAAGATCGAGGAGGTCCCGACGCGCGACGCCACGCTGTCGGAGGAGACTGCCGGCCCGGCCTTGCCCTCCGCATCGGATGGTCCGGTCGGCGCAGGCTCGACACGTTCCCTCGGTGGGTGCGACCGGACCACCGGGCGCAACTGTGCGCCCGACACAGGCGCGGCAGAATGA